A genomic stretch from Thermomonospora umbrina includes:
- a CDS encoding helix-turn-helix domain-containing protein codes for MDDERATDFLELLRERARDPELLETTIRAARSRSPLVAALPEEETRRHTRALLEGAIDALTGDGEPGERALTAAGRLGSDRARQGVPVAALLDGFQAGRFHLVQALIDEGLRLGVPAELLLRSVTRIDAITTALVHRMVHAHRVTELEMARTTREGRVQMLRQLLHGEPVAVSAPLDPSVPYHCVVSDISDPAVAQRLEPVLCGAGNGLSGLVDGRLAALTARLPAASDLPAGTPLLVAAPPVRLPDVADLYDLARRALRAALPHGSDGLRPLAELALVTATASEPSLGRLLAGELLAGLAPDDAFHRELAETALAYLDHGGRVDPTAAAIHVHPNTVKYRLRRLQEITGRSLAAEGPHAVSSTAHWWWALHAWLR; via the coding sequence GTGGACGACGAGCGGGCGACCGACTTCCTCGAGCTGCTCCGCGAGCGCGCCCGGGACCCCGAACTCCTGGAGACCACGATCAGGGCGGCCCGCAGCAGGTCGCCCCTGGTCGCCGCGCTGCCCGAGGAGGAGACCCGGCGGCACACCCGGGCCCTGCTGGAGGGCGCCATCGACGCCCTGACCGGCGACGGGGAGCCGGGGGAGCGCGCGCTCACGGCGGCCGGGCGGCTCGGCTCCGACCGGGCCCGTCAGGGCGTTCCGGTGGCGGCGCTGCTGGACGGATTCCAGGCCGGTCGCTTCCATCTGGTGCAGGCGCTCATCGACGAGGGGCTGCGGCTGGGGGTGCCCGCCGAGCTGCTCCTGCGGAGCGTCACCCGCATCGACGCCATCACCACCGCCCTGGTGCACCGCATGGTCCACGCCCATCGCGTCACGGAACTGGAGATGGCCCGCACCACCCGTGAGGGCCGGGTCCAGATGCTGCGTCAGTTGCTGCACGGCGAGCCCGTGGCGGTGTCGGCCCCCCTCGACCCGTCCGTCCCGTACCACTGCGTGGTCAGCGACATCAGCGATCCGGCGGTGGCGCAGCGCCTCGAACCCGTTCTGTGCGGAGCGGGGAACGGCCTGTCCGGGCTGGTCGACGGACGGCTGGCGGCGCTCACCGCGCGCCTGCCCGCCGCGTCCGACCTGCCCGCCGGTACCCCGCTGCTGGTCGCGGCCCCGCCGGTCCGGCTGCCGGACGTCGCGGACCTGTACGACCTGGCCCGTCGGGCGCTGCGGGCCGCCCTTCCGCACGGATCCGACGGGCTGCGTCCGCTCGCCGAGCTGGCCCTGGTGACCGCCACGGCCTCCGAACCGTCCCTCGGCCGTCTGCTGGCGGGGGAGCTGCTGGCCGGGCTGGCCCCCGACGACGCGTTCCACCGGGAGCTGGCGGAGACCGCGTTGGCCTACCTGGACCACGGTGGGCGCGTCGATCCGACGGCCGCCGCGATCCACGTCCACCCCAACACGGTCAAGTACCGGCTCCGCCGCCTTCAGGAGATCACCGGCCGTTCGCTCGCCGCCGAGGGGCCTCACGCGGTCTCGTCCACCGCGCACTGGTGGTGGGCCCTGCACGCCTGGCTCCGCTGA
- a CDS encoding LLM class flavin-dependent oxidoreductase, producing MRLGVMMWPIRSWAESRDLWARAEELGFDHGWVADHLAWRGHTPWFDGYSTLTAAATVTSTMRLGTLVTSPNFRHPVPAAHALRALDDISGGRLTVGIGAGGVARTSDAGVLGDDWTPGERAGRFAEWVTLLDRLLRGPETTYEGAYYSAREVVTAPGCVQRPRPPFAVAANGPRGMRLAARLADIWVTNAITPGAEGPEETVRSLHTRLGAACEAEERDPSTLRRLLLTGFTDEPWLESPAAFEDLAGRYAALGITDLVVHWPRPGTAWDADPTVFETIARTHGG from the coding sequence GTGCGTTTGGGCGTGATGATGTGGCCGATCCGGTCCTGGGCCGAGAGCCGTGATCTGTGGGCGCGGGCCGAGGAGCTGGGTTTCGACCACGGTTGGGTGGCCGACCACCTCGCCTGGCGGGGGCACACCCCGTGGTTCGACGGCTACTCGACCCTGACGGCGGCCGCCACGGTCACCTCGACGATGCGGTTGGGCACCCTGGTCACCTCGCCCAACTTCCGCCATCCGGTCCCCGCCGCCCACGCCCTGCGGGCTCTCGACGACATCAGCGGCGGCCGCCTCACCGTGGGCATCGGCGCCGGGGGCGTCGCCCGCACCTCCGACGCCGGCGTGCTCGGCGACGACTGGACCCCGGGGGAGCGCGCGGGCCGGTTCGCCGAGTGGGTGACGCTGCTCGACCGCCTCCTGCGCGGTCCCGAGACCACGTACGAGGGCGCCTACTACTCGGCGCGGGAGGTCGTCACCGCCCCCGGCTGCGTGCAGCGCCCCCGCCCCCCTTTCGCCGTGGCCGCCAACGGCCCACGCGGCATGCGCCTGGCCGCCCGCCTGGCCGACATCTGGGTCACCAACGCGATCACCCCGGGCGCCGAAGGCCCCGAGGAGACCGTCCGCTCCCTGCACACGAGGCTGGGGGCCGCCTGCGAGGCCGAGGAACGCGACCCCTCCACCCTCCGTCGCCTGCTCCTGACGGGCTTCACCGACGAGCCGTGGCTGGAGTCGCCCGCCGCCTTCGAGGACCTCGCCGGCCGCTACGCCGCCCTGGGCATCACCGACCTCGTCGTCCACTGGCCCCGCCCCGGCACCGCCTGGGACGCCGACCCCACCGTCTTCGAGACGATCGCCCGGACCCATGGCGGCTGA
- a CDS encoding DMT family transporter, whose protein sequence is MPYVLVGLAIAAEVMATLSLRASEGFTKWGPSAVVVVGYIVSFILLAKALTSLNVGPVYAIWSALGTIGAFVGGVLLFDEPVRPVAIAGAAIIVVGVVVMNVGGGMSHG, encoded by the coding sequence ATGCCGTACGTGCTGGTGGGGCTGGCGATCGCGGCGGAGGTGATGGCGACGTTGTCGTTGCGGGCCTCCGAGGGGTTCACCAAGTGGGGGCCCTCGGCGGTGGTGGTGGTCGGCTACATCGTGTCGTTCATCCTGCTGGCCAAGGCGCTGACCTCGCTCAACGTGGGGCCCGTGTACGCGATCTGGTCGGCCTTGGGGACGATCGGGGCGTTCGTCGGCGGTGTGCTGCTCTTCGACGAGCCGGTGCGGCCGGTGGCCATCGCGGGCGCCGCCATCATCGTGGTGGGGGTGGTCGTGATGAACGTGGGCGGCGGGATGAGTCACGGGTGA
- a CDS encoding YkvA family protein, which translates to MHWLGIAALTVGAVLAFAVGGDLTAPAYATMVVGAALLIAGVVRLGRTARRARSAVPDAEYRTGKGKIAGMVAATLYILSPLDIVPDVLLPVGVIDDATALAWLAFALGQELTRHSRRRRLTRDSSRRPRSSRPPPPR; encoded by the coding sequence ATGCACTGGCTCGGCATCGCGGCGCTGACCGTCGGCGCGGTCCTGGCGTTCGCGGTCGGGGGCGACCTCACCGCACCCGCCTACGCGACGATGGTCGTCGGCGCCGCCCTGCTGATCGCGGGCGTCGTCCGCCTGGGGCGCACGGCCCGCCGCGCGCGCTCCGCCGTCCCCGACGCCGAGTACCGCACCGGCAAGGGCAAGATCGCCGGGATGGTCGCCGCGACCCTCTACATCCTGTCCCCGCTGGACATCGTCCCGGACGTGCTCCTGCCGGTCGGGGTGATCGACGACGCCACCGCCCTCGCCTGGCTGGCCTTCGCGCTGGGTCAGGAGCTCACCCGGCACTCACGCCGCAGACGGCTCACCCGTGACTCATCCCGCCGCCCACGTTCATCACGACCACCCCCACCACGATGA
- a CDS encoding LysE family translocator: protein MPEMLLPFLGVVAVLTVTPGPDMLLVLRNGLRLGPHAAWLTGLGCCLGISCHAAAAVLGLSAVLAASAGAYTAVKTAGAVYLAYLGVRMLLGSLRRSRPAPVAVGDVPGDVPGDDAAAAARGAAFRQGLLTNLLNPKIALLFLTLLPQFVGPGEPRLRTTAVLALIFLGLAVVWWRLFSLALNPVSRLLRGERARRALDGIAGVLLIAIGVRVALDHR, encoded by the coding sequence ATGCCCGAAATGCTGCTCCCGTTCCTCGGCGTCGTGGCGGTCCTGACCGTGACGCCGGGCCCGGACATGCTCCTGGTGCTCCGCAACGGGCTGCGCCTCGGGCCCCACGCCGCGTGGCTCACCGGCCTCGGCTGCTGCCTGGGCATCTCCTGCCACGCCGCGGCGGCCGTCCTGGGCCTGTCGGCCGTGCTGGCCGCCTCCGCCGGCGCCTACACGGCGGTCAAGACGGCGGGCGCGGTCTACCTGGCGTACCTGGGCGTTCGCATGCTCCTCGGATCCCTGCGGCGGAGCCGACCGGCCCCTGTCGCCGTCGGGGACGTTCCGGGGGACGTTCCGGGGGACGACGCGGCGGCGGCGGCCCGGGGCGCGGCGTTCCGGCAGGGGCTGCTGACCAACCTGCTCAATCCCAAGATCGCCCTCCTGTTCCTCACCCTCCTGCCGCAGTTCGTCGGCCCGGGCGAACCGCGGCTGCGGACGACGGCGGTGCTGGCCCTGATCTTCCTGGGCCTCGCGGTGGTGTGGTGGCGGCTGTTCAGCCTGGCGCTGAACCCGGTCTCCCGCCTGCTGCGCGGCGAACGCGCCCGGCGGGCGCTGGACGGGATCGCGGGTGTCCTGCTGATCGCCATCGGCGTCCGGGTGGCGCTCGACCACCGCTGA
- a CDS encoding aldehyde dehydrogenase family protein, with the protein MSHFTMTIAGEGVTAPGTFGVVNPATGAEHAEAPDCSREQLDEAMASAADAFPVWRSDEPARRAALLAAAEALFASAADLAPVLTAEQGKCLQDATMEIIGTGVWLKYFAELELPREVIQDDARAFVEVVRRPMGVVAAITPWNFPVLLAAWKLGPALLAGNTVVLKPSPYTPLTTLRLGELLRGVLPPGVLNVVSGGDRLGAWMTEHPVPRKISFTGSVPTGKKVAASAAPDLKRVTLELGGNDPAIVLEDADVAAVADRLFAGAFFNNGQTCSAIKRVYVPDALHDDLVEALAERARSARVGNGMDEGVQYGPIQNRPQFERVSELVADALAGGGRAAAGGRPIDGPGYFFEPTIVAGVDDGSRIVDEEQFGPALPVVRYSDLEDAVARANGTEFGLSGSVWGTDTDRAAEVAARLECGTAWVNTHVALAPHQPFGGFKWSGLGVENGPWGLHGFTELQVVHRAKS; encoded by the coding sequence GTGAGCCACTTCACGATGACGATCGCGGGCGAGGGCGTGACCGCCCCCGGGACATTCGGGGTCGTGAACCCCGCGACCGGCGCCGAGCACGCCGAGGCCCCGGACTGCTCCCGTGAGCAGCTCGACGAGGCGATGGCGTCGGCCGCCGACGCGTTCCCCGTGTGGCGGAGCGACGAGCCGGCCCGCCGCGCCGCGCTCCTGGCGGCGGCCGAGGCGCTGTTCGCCTCGGCGGCCGACCTGGCCCCGGTGCTGACCGCCGAGCAGGGCAAGTGCCTGCAGGACGCCACCATGGAGATCATCGGCACCGGGGTGTGGCTGAAGTACTTCGCCGAGCTGGAGCTCCCCCGCGAGGTCATCCAGGACGACGCCCGCGCGTTCGTGGAGGTCGTCCGGCGGCCGATGGGCGTGGTCGCGGCCATCACGCCCTGGAACTTCCCGGTGCTGCTGGCCGCCTGGAAGCTGGGCCCCGCCCTGCTCGCCGGCAACACCGTGGTGCTCAAGCCCTCCCCGTACACGCCGCTGACCACCCTCAGGCTCGGCGAACTGCTGCGCGGGGTCCTGCCGCCCGGCGTGCTCAACGTGGTCAGCGGCGGCGACCGGCTCGGCGCCTGGATGACCGAACACCCCGTGCCGCGCAAGATCTCGTTCACCGGCAGCGTGCCGACCGGCAAGAAGGTCGCCGCCTCGGCCGCGCCCGACCTCAAGCGGGTCACCCTGGAGCTGGGCGGCAACGACCCGGCGATCGTACTGGAGGACGCCGACGTGGCCGCGGTCGCCGACCGGTTGTTCGCCGGTGCGTTCTTCAACAACGGGCAGACCTGCTCGGCGATCAAGCGCGTGTACGTGCCGGACGCGCTGCACGACGACCTGGTGGAGGCGCTGGCGGAGCGGGCCCGGTCGGCCAGGGTCGGCAACGGCATGGACGAGGGCGTCCAGTACGGCCCGATCCAGAACCGGCCCCAGTTCGAGCGCGTCTCGGAACTGGTCGCCGACGCCCTCGCCGGCGGCGGCAGGGCCGCGGCGGGCGGGCGGCCCATCGACGGGCCGGGCTACTTCTTCGAGCCGACCATCGTGGCCGGCGTCGACGACGGCTCCCGCATCGTGGACGAGGAGCAGTTCGGGCCCGCCCTCCCCGTGGTGCGCTACTCCGACCTCGAGGACGCCGTCGCCCGCGCCAACGGCACCGAGTTCGGCCTGTCCGGCTCCGTCTGGGGCACCGACACCGACCGCGCAGCCGAGGTCGCCGCTCGCCTGGAATGCGGCACCGCCTGGGTGAACACCCACGTGGCGCTGGCCCCGCACCAGCCGTTCGGGGGCTTCAAGTGGAGCGGGCTGGGCGTGGAGAACGGACCGTGGGGCCTGCACGGCTTCACCGAACTGCAGGTCGTCCACCGCGCCAAGTCCTGA
- a CDS encoding extracellular solute-binding protein, whose amino-acid sequence MHPDGVRLDNLWLAVAAGLVAFLGLAAWPLRPGGEPDCGNDPVIRVAGGRDVSVDQRQRAIIRSWRNPEAGAEQAELVELPGVADQQHSQLLAWARSEGCPAADVYILDTQWIPEFARGGYIAPISSEEVDTGDVLPNVLDTGRYDGGLWAVPFNTDAALLYYRTDLVGAPPRTWEDVWRWSAAPRSSREGDPVGGYAPQFADYEGMTVNALELIWAAGGDIVDRNGRVTVDRAPVRRLLRTLTGLMGDDGGVIDRRALDHFEADSIAAFQDGRVAFMRLWPYAYATLANNERMRNADGSLKFAVTTLPGSGDGRPGRSVLGGQSLAIDVRSPRREAALSLIRHLIDEDNQRDLFNCGGFAPVLRGVYRSPGRCRVGDADGGVVHRLPDAQVPMLLRAVETARARPRWPYYTEVSRVLSKNLRACLNGDDVCGTEEGIAAFTDDLERDLTRAMRGG is encoded by the coding sequence GTGCACCCCGACGGCGTCCGTCTGGACAACCTGTGGCTGGCGGTCGCGGCGGGGCTGGTGGCCTTCCTGGGGCTGGCCGCCTGGCCGCTGCGCCCCGGCGGTGAGCCGGACTGCGGGAACGACCCGGTGATCAGGGTGGCGGGGGGCCGCGACGTGAGCGTCGACCAGCGGCAGCGCGCGATCATCCGCTCCTGGCGCAACCCCGAGGCCGGGGCCGAGCAGGCCGAGCTGGTCGAGCTGCCCGGGGTGGCCGACCAGCAGCACAGCCAGCTCCTGGCGTGGGCGCGGTCGGAGGGCTGCCCGGCCGCCGACGTCTACATCCTGGACACGCAGTGGATCCCGGAGTTCGCGCGGGGCGGCTACATCGCGCCGATCTCCTCCGAGGAGGTCGACACCGGGGACGTGCTGCCCAACGTGCTGGACACCGGCCGGTACGACGGCGGGCTCTGGGCGGTGCCGTTCAACACCGACGCCGCCCTGCTCTACTACCGCACCGACCTGGTGGGCGCTCCCCCGCGGACCTGGGAGGACGTGTGGCGTTGGTCGGCCGCGCCGCGCTCCTCCCGGGAGGGCGACCCCGTCGGCGGGTACGCGCCCCAGTTCGCCGACTACGAGGGCATGACCGTCAACGCGCTGGAGCTGATCTGGGCGGCCGGGGGCGACATCGTCGACCGCAACGGGCGGGTGACCGTCGACCGCGCGCCGGTGCGGCGGCTGCTGCGGACGCTGACCGGGTTGATGGGCGACGACGGCGGGGTGATCGACCGCAGGGCCCTGGACCACTTCGAGGCCGACAGCATCGCCGCGTTCCAGGACGGTCGGGTCGCCTTCATGCGGCTGTGGCCGTACGCCTACGCCACCCTGGCCAACAACGAGCGGATGCGGAACGCGGACGGCTCGCTGAAGTTCGCGGTGACGACGCTGCCCGGCTCCGGGGACGGGCGGCCCGGGCGGAGCGTGCTGGGCGGTCAGAGCCTGGCGATCGACGTCCGCTCGCCCCGGAGGGAGGCGGCGCTGAGCCTGATCCGTCACCTGATCGACGAGGACAACCAGCGGGATCTGTTCAACTGCGGCGGTTTCGCGCCCGTCCTGCGCGGCGTGTATCGCTCCCCCGGCCGCTGCAGGGTCGGCGACGCGGACGGCGGGGTGGTCCACCGGCTGCCGGACGCTCAGGTCCCCATGCTGCTGCGGGCCGTCGAGACCGCGCGGGCCCGGCCCCGGTGGCCGTACTACACCGAGGTCAGCCGGGTGCTGAGCAAGAACCTGCGGGCCTGCCTCAACGGTGACGACGTGTGCGGGACCGAGGAGGGGATCGCGGCCTTCACCGACGACCTGGAGCGGGACCTCACCCGCGCGATGCGCGGCGGTTGA
- a CDS encoding vWA domain-containing protein has translation MADERPRRGRRGRPSGVPTLVVLPLVLMSVWIDQGVIRVHWLIATAVITAAVLFQEFLLLLPEPGPVLRALRRGLRRYGPGVAAMITGAAVVFSGWSLAGWSRTRLSPCPPPAELRVMAAAETLRVVRGQADAFAAERAEGVRCRPVHVTVFRAPPLKPLTDAFVNGWQNDNAERSALATVGPRPDLWLASSRAVAEHATRWGVLGAHREITPAGMVSPVVLAVSKAAGFERADWSPEGWEEAVDRLRREGVTLLRPNPETGDVAVVATTALYGPGLDARERHRLEQELSPPGLTLTDADEMLCEVRERLAAEPAAKIAVIVPEHSLATYARGAPLGGACTRQLAPDETTVQWLDLVRPRPAPLLDYSLVRITWNDERDGERERLAEEFRDWLAGRATRMGRGFGPPGQPSAATPLDARRLAVVREQIAATRRPRTVLFAVDRSGSMKAPVSGGTAIGRARDLVGESLDWLGRNDEAGLWAFPSGRDGRDPSVLADLAPRDRAVPAVRDRLKGSGLAAEGEVTPLHHVVAEGLRRLRGETGDGSLVVLTDGGDDAGPHAGADLAELRDELRSPGAARVHLVVVGERGCDRRLEDLLADAPGSRCLDFGPSSGPRQVAGELFADIWKED, from the coding sequence ATGGCGGACGAGCGACCCCGACGGGGGCGCCGGGGCCGCCCGTCCGGCGTGCCGACGCTGGTGGTGCTGCCGCTGGTGCTGATGTCGGTGTGGATCGACCAGGGCGTGATCCGGGTCCACTGGCTGATCGCCACCGCCGTGATCACCGCCGCCGTGCTGTTCCAGGAGTTCCTGCTGCTGCTGCCCGAGCCCGGTCCCGTCCTGCGGGCCCTGCGGCGGGGGCTGCGCCGGTACGGTCCCGGCGTCGCCGCGATGATCACGGGCGCGGCGGTGGTGTTCAGCGGCTGGTCGCTGGCCGGCTGGAGCCGGACCCGGCTGTCGCCCTGTCCGCCGCCGGCCGAACTGCGGGTGATGGCCGCCGCCGAGACGCTGCGGGTCGTGCGCGGGCAGGCCGACGCGTTCGCCGCCGAGCGGGCCGAGGGGGTGCGCTGCCGGCCCGTCCACGTGACGGTGTTCCGCGCCCCGCCCCTCAAGCCGCTCACCGACGCGTTCGTCAACGGCTGGCAGAACGACAACGCGGAGCGGTCGGCGCTGGCGACCGTCGGGCCGCGCCCCGATCTCTGGCTGGCCTCCTCGCGGGCCGTGGCCGAGCACGCCACCCGCTGGGGCGTGCTGGGCGCCCACCGGGAGATCACCCCGGCCGGGATGGTGTCCCCCGTGGTGCTGGCGGTCTCCAAGGCGGCGGGGTTCGAACGGGCGGACTGGTCCCCGGAGGGCTGGGAGGAGGCGGTCGACCGGCTGCGCCGGGAGGGTGTCACGCTGCTGCGGCCCAACCCGGAGACCGGCGACGTGGCCGTGGTCGCGACGACGGCGCTGTACGGCCCGGGGCTCGACGCCCGGGAACGACACCGCCTCGAACAGGAGCTGAGCCCGCCGGGCCTGACGCTGACCGACGCCGACGAGATGCTGTGCGAGGTCCGCGAGCGGCTCGCCGCGGAGCCCGCCGCCAAGATCGCGGTGATCGTGCCCGAGCACTCCCTGGCCACCTACGCCAGGGGCGCGCCGCTCGGCGGTGCGTGCACCCGCCAGTTGGCCCCCGACGAGACCACCGTGCAGTGGCTCGACCTCGTCCGCCCTCGCCCCGCCCCGCTGCTCGACTACAGCCTCGTGCGGATCACCTGGAACGACGAGCGGGACGGCGAACGGGAGCGGCTGGCCGAGGAGTTCCGCGACTGGCTGGCCGGCCGGGCGACGCGGATGGGGCGGGGCTTCGGGCCGCCGGGGCAGCCGAGCGCGGCGACACCGCTGGACGCGCGACGGCTGGCGGTGGTCCGCGAGCAGATCGCCGCGACGCGCCGCCCCCGCACGGTGCTGTTCGCGGTCGACCGGTCGGGGTCGATGAAGGCCCCCGTGTCCGGCGGCACCGCGATCGGCCGGGCCCGCGATCTCGTCGGGGAGTCGCTGGACTGGCTGGGCCGCAACGACGAGGCGGGACTGTGGGCGTTCCCCAGCGGACGGGACGGACGCGATCCGAGCGTCCTGGCGGACCTGGCGCCGCGCGACCGGGCGGTGCCCGCCGTCCGCGACCGGCTGAAGGGGTCGGGTCTCGCGGCCGAGGGCGAGGTCACCCCGCTGCACCATGTCGTCGCCGAAGGGCTGCGGAGGCTGCGCGGCGAGACCGGCGACGGGTCCCTGGTGGTGCTGACCGATGGCGGCGACGACGCCGGGCCGCACGCCGGGGCCGACCTGGCCGAGCTGCGGGACGAGCTGCGCTCCCCCGGCGCCGCCCGCGTCCACCTGGTCGTGGTGGGCGAGCGGGGATGCGACCGGCGGCTGGAGGACCTGCTGGCGGACGCGCCCGGCTCGCGATGCCTGGACTTCGGGCCGTCGTCCGGCCCCCGGCAGGTCGCGGGCGAGCTGTTCGCCGACATCTGGAAGGAGGACTGA
- a CDS encoding ABC transporter ATP-binding protein: MIEVTDIRKSFTVRSRAGGLRRRRTTVRAVDGISFTVAPGEFVGYLGPNGAGKSTTIKMLTGILSPGSGTVRMDGLDPSRRRTALARRIGVVFGQRTTLWWDLPLRDSLTLIRHLYRVDARDHRARLAELTDLLDLGPFLGTPVRQLSLGQRMRGDLAAALLHDPPILVLDEPTIGLDVVSKATVRGFLERVNVERGTTILLTTHDLGDIERLCRRVMIIDHGRLAYDGDLERLRAEVAADRVLVVDLVRPAPPVELPGVAVERVEGPRQWLRVPRGTNAAAVVAALADRAEIADIALREPDIEDVVTRLYRDGGLIAAEPAG; encoded by the coding sequence ATGATCGAGGTCACCGACATCCGCAAGTCGTTCACCGTCCGATCCCGCGCGGGCGGGCTGCGTCGCCGCCGGACGACCGTGCGGGCGGTGGACGGCATCTCCTTCACGGTCGCGCCCGGGGAGTTCGTCGGCTATCTGGGGCCGAACGGGGCGGGCAAGTCCACCACGATCAAGATGCTGACCGGCATCCTGTCGCCCGGCTCCGGAACGGTCCGGATGGACGGGCTGGATCCGTCCCGGCGGCGCACCGCCCTGGCCCGGCGCATCGGCGTGGTCTTCGGGCAGCGCACGACCCTGTGGTGGGACCTGCCGCTGCGCGACAGCCTCACGCTGATCCGGCACCTGTACCGGGTGGACGCCCGCGACCACCGGGCCCGGCTGGCGGAGCTGACCGACCTGCTGGACCTGGGTCCCTTCCTGGGGACCCCGGTCCGGCAGTTGAGCCTGGGCCAGCGGATGCGCGGCGACCTGGCGGCGGCGCTGCTGCACGATCCGCCGATCCTGGTGCTGGACGAGCCGACCATCGGCCTGGACGTGGTGAGCAAGGCGACCGTGCGGGGCTTCCTCGAACGGGTCAACGTCGAGCGCGGCACCACGATCCTGCTCACCACCCACGACCTGGGCGACATCGAACGGCTGTGCCGCCGGGTGATGATCATCGACCATGGGCGGCTCGCCTACGACGGGGACCTGGAGCGCCTGCGCGCCGAGGTGGCCGCCGACCGGGTGCTGGTGGTCGACCTGGTCCGCCCCGCGCCCCCGGTGGAGCTGCCGGGGGTGGCGGTCGAACGGGTGGAGGGCCCCCGGCAGTGGCTTCGGGTGCCGCGCGGAACGAACGCCGCGGCGGTGGTGGCCGCGCTCGCCGACCGCGCCGAGATCGCCGACATCGCGCTCCGCGAGCCCGACATCGAGGACGTCGTCACCCGCCTCTACCGGGATGGCGGCCTGATCGCGGCGGAGCCGGCCGGTTAG
- a CDS encoding ABC transporter permease, whose protein sequence is MADTFRLYGLLAWTWIRAAAQYPVSMVLLGLASAAVTALDLAGIMLLFAHAPRIAGFTASEVLFLYGTSALSFVVADVLLGSTERLGEHVRMGTLDTMLVRPVSPLIQIATEDFSPRRIARLLPALVVLAYVLPRLEVDWTVGRVVMVPVMLTSGAVIFAALWVLTASVQFVLIDVHAATKSVTYGGAFLTQYPMSMYAREFVRGMTFVIPLAFVNWQPGLYVLDRPDPLGLPSGLRFASPVVAVLLCGVAAAAWRSGLRHYRSTGS, encoded by the coding sequence GTGGCTGACACGTTCCGGCTGTACGGGCTGCTGGCGTGGACGTGGATCCGGGCGGCGGCGCAGTACCCGGTCTCGATGGTGCTGCTGGGGCTGGCCTCGGCGGCGGTGACCGCGCTGGACCTGGCGGGCATCATGCTGCTGTTCGCCCACGCTCCGCGCATCGCCGGGTTCACCGCGTCCGAGGTGCTGTTCCTGTACGGCACGTCGGCGTTGTCGTTCGTAGTGGCCGACGTGCTGCTGGGCAGCACCGAGCGGTTGGGCGAGCACGTGCGGATGGGCACTTTGGACACGATGCTGGTGCGTCCGGTGAGCCCGTTGATCCAGATCGCCACCGAGGACTTCTCGCCCCGCCGGATCGCCAGGCTGCTGCCCGCCCTCGTGGTGCTGGCGTACGTGCTGCCCCGGCTGGAGGTGGACTGGACCGTGGGCCGGGTGGTGATGGTGCCCGTGATGCTCACGTCCGGGGCGGTGATCTTCGCGGCGCTGTGGGTGCTGACCGCCTCGGTGCAGTTCGTGCTCATCGACGTGCACGCCGCCACGAAGTCGGTGACCTACGGCGGCGCCTTCCTGACCCAGTACCCGATGTCCATGTACGCCCGCGAGTTCGTGCGCGGGATGACGTTCGTGATCCCGCTGGCCTTCGTGAACTGGCAGCCGGGCCTGTACGTGCTCGACCGCCCCGACCCGCTGGGGCTGCCCTCGGGGCTGCGGTTCGCCTCGCCCGTCGTCGCCGTGCTGCTGTGCGGGGTGGCCGCGGCGGCCTGGCGGTCCGGGCTGCGCCACTACCGATCGACCGGGAGCTGA
- a CDS encoding ABC transporter permease has translation MSVYPWVAAYAFRRHAAYPLGTIAEAVTNTLFGFVRAWIVLALWAARPSLGGYDAADAVTFCFITQALIGPVQVFGGLELTQRIRSGDVAIDLHRPVDLQGWWLADDLGRGACTLLLRGGLPMVAGALAFDLRLPGAAGWAAFAVSVALAVITGFGLRYLVAMAMFWLHDDRGLQAVALVLSMFFSGMILPLVAFPGWLGTLAQALPWAALIQVPADVFLGEYRGAGLLAAYGFQAMWAVVLLGAGRVLTSAARRRLVIHGG, from the coding sequence GTGAGCGTCTATCCGTGGGTGGCGGCCTACGCCTTCCGCCGTCATGCCGCCTATCCGCTCGGCACGATCGCCGAGGCCGTGACCAACACGCTGTTCGGGTTCGTGCGCGCCTGGATCGTGCTGGCGCTGTGGGCGGCCCGTCCCTCGCTCGGCGGCTATGACGCGGCCGACGCGGTGACCTTCTGCTTCATCACCCAGGCCCTCATCGGGCCGGTCCAGGTCTTCGGCGGGTTGGAGCTGACCCAGCGGATCAGGTCCGGCGACGTGGCCATCGACCTGCACCGACCGGTCGACCTGCAGGGCTGGTGGCTGGCCGACGACCTGGGCCGGGGGGCCTGCACGCTCCTGCTGCGCGGCGGGCTCCCGATGGTGGCCGGGGCGTTGGCCTTCGACCTGCGGCTGCCGGGCGCGGCCGGGTGGGCGGCCTTCGCGGTGTCGGTGGCCCTGGCGGTGATCACCGGGTTCGGGCTGCGCTACCTGGTGGCCATGGCGATGTTCTGGCTGCACGACGACCGGGGCCTGCAGGCGGTGGCGCTGGTGCTGTCGATGTTCTTCTCGGGGATGATCCTGCCGCTGGTGGCGTTCCCGGGGTGGCTGGGCACCCTGGCCCAGGCCCTGCCGTGGGCGGCGCTGATCCAGGTGCCGGCCGACGTCTTCCTGGGCGAGTACCGGGGCGCGGGTCTGCTCGCGGCCTACGGGTTCCAGGCGATGTGGGCGGTGGTGCTGCTGGGCGCCGGTCGGGTGCTGACCTCGGCGGCGCGCCGGAGGCTGGTGATCCACGGTGGCTGA